One part of the Mesorhizobium sp. M4B.F.Ca.ET.058.02.1.1 genome encodes these proteins:
- a CDS encoding IclR family transcriptional regulator, whose amino-acid sequence MHHEHGGKAVSLLELFTLDEPEIGLSDLARKAGLDKATARRLLMALANHRLIEQEPQSRRYRLGAGLSRLARIRDAHFPFVRVAAPVARELSLETGETVHLSEFSAGALLTVHVELSAKANRVNVDVGQILPLHGTASGIAFLAASRLQVVSAYLEKPLQAFTAHTVTGPDTLAKAIAFAAASGYSRSSQGYEEGVHSIGAAILGADGQPIGALAVASPVSRVDDAVAANQGAATVKAARLIAARLTGEA is encoded by the coding sequence ATGCATCATGAGCACGGTGGCAAGGCGGTCTCGCTGCTGGAACTGTTCACGCTCGACGAGCCGGAGATCGGGCTGTCCGACCTCGCCCGCAAGGCCGGCCTCGACAAGGCGACAGCCCGGCGTTTGCTGATGGCGCTCGCCAACCATCGGCTGATCGAGCAGGAGCCGCAAAGCCGCCGCTACCGGCTGGGCGCCGGCCTGTCGCGGCTGGCCCGCATCCGCGACGCGCATTTCCCTTTCGTGCGCGTGGCGGCGCCGGTGGCGCGGGAGCTGTCGCTCGAAACCGGCGAGACCGTGCATCTGTCGGAGTTCAGCGCTGGCGCGCTGCTCACCGTGCATGTCGAACTGTCGGCGAAGGCCAACCGCGTCAATGTCGATGTCGGCCAGATCCTGCCACTGCACGGCACGGCCTCCGGCATCGCCTTCCTCGCCGCCTCGCGGCTGCAAGTGGTCAGCGCCTATCTGGAGAAGCCCTTGCAGGCCTTCACCGCGCATACGGTGACAGGACCGGACACGCTGGCCAAAGCCATCGCTTTTGCCGCCGCGAGCGGCTATTCGCGCAGCTCGCAGGGCTATGAGGAAGGCGTGCACAGCATCGGCGCCGCGATCCTCGGCGCCGACGGCCAACCGATCGGCGCGCTTGCGGTGGCTTCCCCCGTATCCCGCGTCGACGATGCGGTCGCGGCCAACCAGGGTGCTGCGACGGTCAAGGCGGCGCGCCTGATTGCGGCACGGCTGACCGGCGAGGCGTGA
- a CDS encoding transaminase — MTAAKNALHSKTTGDLLDREQQRFLETHPRSAAAWEEGKRHFLYGGPSHWMRRWAGGFPVYAASASGAHISDIDGHDYVDFALGDTGGMCGHAPEAVTRAALRQLRNGTTMMLPTEDSLWVGAELTRRFGLPYWTLTTSATDANRGAIRIARIITGRDKVLVFSGCYHGGVEEAHVEIRDGRVGMRNMIHPNGVDHSAVSRVVEFNDIAALEEALSAGDVACVLTEPLMTNFGMIPVADGFHATLREITRRTGTVLIIDETHTISSGPGGCTAQHGLEPDMLVTGKAIAGGIPAGVFGVSREIAERLWAIVPMVNPRVRQSAHLGIGGTLAGNALTVATMRAVLEEVLTPANFEVMIANASRLAEAARGIISASRLPWHVTQVGARAEIMFMPAPPRNGADVIAARRGDLETLLHAFYMNEGILVTPFHTMFLMCPATSPADVDRHTEVFARFVDLVRGAGVV; from the coding sequence GTGACGGCTGCCAAAAACGCTTTGCATTCAAAGACAACCGGCGACCTGCTCGACCGCGAGCAACAGCGCTTCCTCGAAACCCACCCGCGCTCGGCGGCGGCGTGGGAAGAGGGCAAGAGGCATTTCCTCTATGGCGGTCCCTCGCACTGGATGCGCCGCTGGGCCGGCGGTTTCCCGGTCTATGCGGCGTCGGCCAGCGGCGCCCACATAAGCGACATCGACGGCCACGACTATGTCGACTTCGCCCTTGGCGACACCGGCGGCATGTGCGGCCATGCGCCGGAGGCGGTCACCCGCGCCGCCCTTCGCCAGTTGCGGAACGGCACCACGATGATGCTGCCGACCGAGGACAGCCTCTGGGTCGGCGCAGAGCTTACGCGCCGCTTCGGCCTGCCTTACTGGACGCTCACCACCTCGGCCACCGACGCCAATCGCGGCGCCATCCGCATTGCCCGCATAATCACCGGCCGCGACAAGGTGCTGGTCTTCTCCGGCTGCTATCACGGCGGCGTCGAGGAGGCGCATGTCGAGATCCGCGACGGCCGCGTCGGCATGCGCAACATGATCCATCCCAATGGCGTCGACCATTCCGCCGTCTCCAGGGTGGTTGAGTTCAACGACATCGCGGCGCTCGAGGAGGCGCTCTCGGCCGGCGACGTCGCCTGCGTGCTGACCGAGCCGCTGATGACCAATTTCGGCATGATCCCGGTCGCCGACGGTTTTCACGCCACGCTTCGCGAGATCACCCGCCGCACCGGCACGGTGCTGATCATCGACGAGACCCACACCATCTCCAGCGGGCCGGGCGGCTGCACCGCGCAGCATGGTCTGGAGCCGGACATGCTGGTTACCGGCAAGGCGATTGCCGGCGGCATCCCGGCCGGCGTCTTCGGCGTCTCGCGGGAGATCGCCGAGCGATTGTGGGCGATCGTGCCGATGGTCAATCCGCGCGTGCGCCAGTCGGCGCATCTCGGCATCGGCGGCACGCTCGCCGGCAATGCGCTGACCGTCGCCACCATGCGCGCGGTGCTGGAGGAGGTGCTGACCCCCGCCAATTTCGAGGTCATGATCGCCAATGCCTCGCGCCTGGCCGAAGCCGCGCGCGGCATCATCAGCGCCAGCAGATTGCCCTGGCATGTGACGCAGGTCGGCGCCCGCGCCGAGATCATGTTCATGCCCGCGCCGCCGCGCAACGGCGCCGATGTCATTGCCGCCCGGCGCGGCGACCTCGAGACGCTGCTGCATGCCTTCTACATGAACGAGGGCATATTGGTGACGCCGTTCCACACCATGTTCCTGATGTGTCCGGCGACGTCGCCGGCCGACGTCGACCGCCACACGGAAGTCTTTGCCCGCTTCGTCGATCTCGTCCGCGGCGCGGGGGTCGTCTGA